The region CGCCGCGCCGAGGGGGCCAGCCAGCATATAGCCCATCCCCTCTGCCGCCAGCGCCGCCGCGCCCGCCGTCCCCACCGCCACAAGCCACAACAGCACGCCGGCTGCACGCTCCCGCCGCGGCGTGGGACCGGCGCACGCGAGGACGCGGCGCAGGGTGCGCTCCAGCGCGACGATGAGGCGGCCCAACGCGGCCACCGGATGGCCGCGCTGCGGGTCGCCGAAGAGGAGGTCGAGGGCCACCGGCGCACACACGCCCAGGCCCACCACGCCCAGCCACAACGCCTCCGCCGATCCCCGCCCCCACAGCCAGCCGATGAGACCGAGCCCCCATGCCGCCCCGTCGGCGAAGCTGCCGCTCACCGCTGCACGCCCTCCCCCGTGCCCGCCACCAGGCGCGCGGCGGCATCGTGCGGCGCGCAGGCCAGGGCCTTCACCTCGACAGCCTGTCCAGCCACCACCAGGTAGACCGCCTGGGCCGCGTCGGCAAGGCGACGGTTCACCTGGCCGGCCACGTCGCGGTAGAGCCGGCCGAGGGGTGTGGGCGGCACGACGCCCCACCCCACCTCGTTGGTGACGAACACCGTCCAGCCGAAGCGTCGCACCGCCGCCGTCACCAACGCCTTGGCGTTCTCCGCCACGCGTTCGGCCAGCACCTGTTGGGTTTCGACGGGAAGCGCGTCGGAACCCGTCAGGTCGACGCCGGCCGCTTCGGCCTGGGCCGCCAGCCAGTTGGCGACGAGGAGCGTGACGCAGTCAAGGAGGACGACGTCGTGCGGCGCCGCTGCCCGGAGCGCGCCGATGGCGTCGCGCGGCGCTTCGACCGTGCGCCACGACGCCGGGCGCCTCCGGCGATGGCGCCCGATGCGCGCGGCCATTTCCGCGTCGCGCGCCTCAGCGGTGGCCACGTAGGTGACGCCGGACTGGGATGCGGCGGCCAGATGCGCGGCGAGGCGCTCAGCGAAGGCGCTTTTCCCGCTGCGCGCGCCCCCCGTGACCACGACCAGACGGGAAGAGGACCTCAAGGTTGCGCCGCCTCCTCCGCCACCACCGGACCGGAGACACCGGCGTCCGCAAAGGTGGCCATCTCGTCGCGAATCCGGCACGCGGCCTCAAGCAGGTGAAAAGCGAGCACCGCCCCCGTCCCCTCGCCGAGGCGCATGTCCACGTGAAGCGGCGGGGCCAAGCCGAGCAACGCCAAGAGTCGGCGGTGCCCCCGCTCCGCCGATTGGTGCGAGGG is a window of Calditerricola satsumensis DNA encoding:
- a CDS encoding cobalamin biosynthesis protein — protein: MSGSFADGAAWGLGLIGWLWGRGSAEALWLGVVGLGVCAPVALDLLFGDPQRGHPVAALGRLIVALERTLRRVLACAGPTPRRERAAGVLLWLVAVGTAGAAALAAEGMGYMLAGPLGAA
- the cobU gene encoding bifunctional adenosylcobinamide kinase/adenosylcobinamide-phosphate guanylyltransferase, with amino-acid sequence MRSSSRLVVVTGGARSGKSAFAERLAAHLAAASQSGVTYVATAEARDAEMAARIGRHRRRRPASWRTVEAPRDAIGALRAAAPHDVVLLDCVTLLVANWLAAQAEAAGVDLTGSDALPVETQQVLAERVAENAKALVTAAVRRFGWTVFVTNEVGWGVVPPTPLGRLYRDVAGQVNRRLADAAQAVYLVVAGQAVEVKALACAPHDAAARLVAGTGEGVQR